One Tiliqua scincoides isolate rTilSci1 chromosome 9, rTilSci1.hap2, whole genome shotgun sequence DNA segment encodes these proteins:
- the TRADD gene encoding tumor necrosis factor receptor type 1-associated DEATH domain protein isoform X1, with translation MRYSKVSAAGVQQDLLPGGQIMGDSSDVWVGSAYLFVQSTSEKVFLPVLYGNPQQKPSVFKALKLALADSTGSLNGVDMLKVHCSDPHLIIQLKFCKQENCRKFLRSYRQGDLQESLQKHLKVSLAMSNTVLVQMELKAGTEKLDSILWEEKRCLECIYHEKPNRLRDEEITELEESLRNLNCYQESSSDSKHPSPNSPPPSYSSLQISNTVPPLDTFTFQGQQFVNRRLTPDDHQKFAKLVSKKWKQVGRTLQITCRALRDPVIDNLAIEYEREGLYEQAYQLLRRFIDSEGKKATLQRLVAALEENGLISLAEELVGLHQNENRL, from the exons atgcgttactccaaagtaagtgctGCTGGAgttcaacaggatttactcccag gagGCCAAATAATGGGGGACAGCTCTGATGTTTGGGTGGGAAGCGCCTACCTGTTTGTCCAGTCGACCTCCGAAAAAGTTTTTCTGCCTGTGCTCTATGGAAACCCTCAGCAGAAGCCCAGCGTATTTAAGGCACTCAAACTGGCCTTAGCAG atTCCACAGGTAGCCTCAATGGGGTGGACATGCTGAAGGTCCACTGTAGTGACCCTCATCTGATCATCCAGCTTAAATTCTGCAAGCAAGAAAACTGCCGGAAGTTCCTGCGGAGCTACCGTCAAGGCGATCTCCAGGAGTCGCTTCAGAAACATCTCAAGGTCTCCTTGGCCATGTCCAACACAGTCCTTGTTCAGATGGAGCTGAAAGCAGGCACAGAGAAGCTGGACTCTATACTTTGGGAGGAGAAGCGGTGCTTGGAATGCATCTACCATGAAAAG CCTAACCGTCTCAGGGATGAAGAAATTACGGAGCTGGAGGAATCCCTTCGGAACTTGAATTGTTATCAAGAAAGCAGCTCTGATAGCAAGCATCCCTCTCCCAACTCTCCGCCTCCATCTTACAGTTCCTTGCAgatttcaaacactgtgccaccACTGGACACCTTCACTTTCCAGGGGCAACAGTTTG TCAACAGAAGGCTCACACCAGACGACCATCAGAAATTTGCCAAACTCGTGTCAAAGAAATGGAAGCAAGTGGGCCGGACTCTGCAGATCACCTGCCGGGCCCTTCGGGATCCTGTCATTGACAACTTGGCCATCGAGTATGAACGGGAGGGCCTGTACGAGCAAGCATACCAGCTGCTGCGCAGGTTTATCGACTCGGAGGGCAAGAAGGCCACTCTGCAAAGACTGGTTGCTGCTCTGGAGGAGAACGGCCTCATCAGCTTAGCTGAGGAACTTGTGGGGCTCCATCAAAATGAAAACAGGTTGTAG
- the TRADD gene encoding tumor necrosis factor receptor type 1-associated DEATH domain protein isoform X2, with product MGDSSDVWVGSAYLFVQSTSEKVFLPVLYGNPQQKPSVFKALKLALADSTGSLNGVDMLKVHCSDPHLIIQLKFCKQENCRKFLRSYRQGDLQESLQKHLKVSLAMSNTVLVQMELKAGTEKLDSILWEEKRCLECIYHEKPNRLRDEEITELEESLRNLNCYQESSSDSKHPSPNSPPPSYSSLQISNTVPPLDTFTFQGQQFVNRRLTPDDHQKFAKLVSKKWKQVGRTLQITCRALRDPVIDNLAIEYEREGLYEQAYQLLRRFIDSEGKKATLQRLVAALEENGLISLAEELVGLHQNENRL from the exons ATGGGGGACAGCTCTGATGTTTGGGTGGGAAGCGCCTACCTGTTTGTCCAGTCGACCTCCGAAAAAGTTTTTCTGCCTGTGCTCTATGGAAACCCTCAGCAGAAGCCCAGCGTATTTAAGGCACTCAAACTGGCCTTAGCAG atTCCACAGGTAGCCTCAATGGGGTGGACATGCTGAAGGTCCACTGTAGTGACCCTCATCTGATCATCCAGCTTAAATTCTGCAAGCAAGAAAACTGCCGGAAGTTCCTGCGGAGCTACCGTCAAGGCGATCTCCAGGAGTCGCTTCAGAAACATCTCAAGGTCTCCTTGGCCATGTCCAACACAGTCCTTGTTCAGATGGAGCTGAAAGCAGGCACAGAGAAGCTGGACTCTATACTTTGGGAGGAGAAGCGGTGCTTGGAATGCATCTACCATGAAAAG CCTAACCGTCTCAGGGATGAAGAAATTACGGAGCTGGAGGAATCCCTTCGGAACTTGAATTGTTATCAAGAAAGCAGCTCTGATAGCAAGCATCCCTCTCCCAACTCTCCGCCTCCATCTTACAGTTCCTTGCAgatttcaaacactgtgccaccACTGGACACCTTCACTTTCCAGGGGCAACAGTTTG TCAACAGAAGGCTCACACCAGACGACCATCAGAAATTTGCCAAACTCGTGTCAAAGAAATGGAAGCAAGTGGGCCGGACTCTGCAGATCACCTGCCGGGCCCTTCGGGATCCTGTCATTGACAACTTGGCCATCGAGTATGAACGGGAGGGCCTGTACGAGCAAGCATACCAGCTGCTGCGCAGGTTTATCGACTCGGAGGGCAAGAAGGCCACTCTGCAAAGACTGGTTGCTGCTCTGGAGGAGAACGGCCTCATCAGCTTAGCTGAGGAACTTGTGGGGCTCCATCAAAATGAAAACAGGTTGTAG
- the B3GNT9 gene encoding UDP-GlcNAc:betaGal beta-1,3-N-acetylglucosaminyltransferase 9, with translation MRVQLKGDAICTLFLAAALCAVLYSQLGHTSLRKEEAQNQKQPLTSKRFFHLQKQLQVQVTPAEPKIISAVEHVKVASQEDRATTPPPVTHPIFDFKHYLRNKDSRKFELLINQSKKCKRSPGGPFLLIVIKSLVEDFDRREIVRKTWGREGLINGVQVQRVFLLGVPKNKTTLPEWETLIHQESQMYRDILLWDFLDTFFNLTLKEIHFLSWADEFCSTAKFIFKGDADVFVNVENIVTFLEKHDPSEDLFVGDIIYNAQPIRARNSKYYIPETMYGLGIYPAYAGGGGFLLSSSTMKKLSQACKEVELFPIDDVFLGMCLQRINLKPISHEGFKTFGIMKPSAAPHLQTFDPCFYKDLMVVHSLKVAEIWLMWNLLHSPRLSCTQKKQVKKAFRWKTKVKGTTKAHAS, from the coding sequence ATGAGAGTTCAACTTAAAGGTGATGCCATCTGCACGCTCTTCCTGGCGGCAGCTCTTTGCGCTGTGCTCTACTCCCAGCTGGGCCACACGTCCCTGAGGAAAGAAGAAGCTCAGAACCAGAAGCAGCCGCTCACAAGCAAGAGGTTCTTCCACCTCCAGAAACAGCTACAGGTACAAGTGACGCCAGCAGAGCCTAAAATTATTTCTGCAGTGGAGCACGTCAAAGtggcaagccaagaggatagAGCCACCACTCCGCCACCCGTGACCCATCCCATTTTCGACTTTAAGCATTACCTGAGAAACAAAGACAGCCGCAAGTTTGAACTTCTTATTAACCAATCAAAGAAGTGCAAGAGGAGTCCTGGAGGCCCCTTCCTGCTCATTGTCATCAAATCACTGGTGGAGGACTTTGACCGTCGAGAGATTGTCCGGAAAacgtggggaagggaagggttgatCAATGGTGTGCAGGTGCAAAGAGTTTTCCTCCTGGGAGTCCCCAAAAACAAGACCACCCTGCCAGAATGGGAGACCCTTATTCATCAGGAGAGCCAGATGTATCGGGACATCTTGTTGTGGGACTTCCTTGACACGTTCTTCAACTTGACCTTGAAAGAGATACACTTTTTAAGTTGGGCTGATGAGTTTTGTTCCACTGCCAAGTTCATATTCAAAGGGGATGCTGATGTTTTTGTCAACGTGGAAAACATTGTAACCTTTCTTGAGAAGCACGATCCTTCAGAGGACCTCTTTGTTGGGGATATCATCTACAACGCACAACCGATCCGAGCCCGCAATAGCAAATATTACATCCCCGAGACGATGTACGGGCTGGGCATTTATCCAGCTTATGCTGGGGGTGGAGGGTTCTTACTTTCTAGCAGTACTATGAAGAAGCTTTCCCAGGCTTGCAAGGAGGTAGAGCTTTTTCCCATTGATGATGTCTTCTTAGGCATGTGCCTACAAAGAATCAACCTAAAGCCCATTTCGCATGAAGGGTTCAAGACGTTTGGAATAATGAAGCCCTCGGCTGCCCCACACCTGCAGACTTTCGATCCCTGTTTTTACAAAGATCTCATGGTGGTCCACAGCCTCAAGGTGGCTGAAATCTGGCTCATGTGGAACCTGCTCCACAGCCCTCGGCTCTCTTGTACGCAGAAGAAGCAGGTGAAGAAGGCTTTCCGATGGAAGACAAAGGTTAAGGGGACTACAAAGGCTCATGCCTCCTAA